From Lutra lutra chromosome 14, mLutLut1.2, whole genome shotgun sequence, a single genomic window includes:
- the LOC125084241 gene encoding cytochrome c oxidase assembly factor 6 homolog, with the protein MAAPSMKERQACWGARDEYWKCLDEKAEDASQCEQLRSAFESRCPQQWIKYFDKRRDYLKFKEKFEAGQFQPSKTTAQS; encoded by the exons ATGGCAGCCCCGTCCATGAAGGAAAGACAGGCGTGCTGGGGAGCCCGGGACGAGTACTGGAAGTGTTTGGACGAGAAGGCAGAGGACGCGTCCCAGTGCGAGCAGTTGAGAAGTGCGTTCGAATCCAGGTGTCCCCAGCAGTGG ataaaatattttgataaaagaaGAGACTACttaaagttcaaagaaaaatttgaagcagGACAGTTCCAGCCTTCGAAAACGACAGCACAGTCCTAA